The sequence CGTGTCGCCCGTGACCGCCGACACCGCGATGGGCACGTCGGACAGCGCTTCGCTGCGCCGCGTCGCGGTGACAATGATCGTGCTGTCGTCGGCTTCGGCGCCGCCGCCCTCCTGCGCCATCGCCGGCGCGGCGGCGAGCATCGCGGCGAGCGGCAATGCGGCGGCGCCGGCGCGCAGCATCGAAGCAGCGCGATAGGAATGAAGCGTCATGTTCAGGCCCTCCTCTCTTCCATATTGTTTGGCGGGGAGGCTATCATGGCGCCGGGCGAGGTCGCCAGCATCGGCAAGGTGCCGTAACGTCATTTCCCGAAACGCGCGGCTTTTGTGCCACAGCTGTCAAAGGTGACAGCTTGACTTCGCCCGGCAAGAAAAAGGGGCGGGACCATCGGCCCCGCCCCCCATCTCACGCTGTCGGCGCGGTTCAGAATTTGCCGCGCAACGTCACGCCATAGGTGCGCGGTTCGGCGAGGAACTGCGAGAAGAGTTGACGCCCGCCCGGATATTGCGGGTCGGCGAAGGCGGTGCCGGTCGACGTCGCGCCTTCCTGGAACGGCGAGTTGAACGCGACCTGAGCATATTGTTTGTTAAAGATATTCTGCCCCCAGAACTCGATGCCCCATGTCTCGTCGGGGCCGCGAATGCCGATGCGCGCGTTGAAGATCGCATAGCCGTCCTGTCCCTTTTGCGGGAACAGGTCCGACCCGGTGTTATAATCGCTGGTCATGCGGCCATCGACATAGACGAGGCCGGTCAGCCCGCTGCTGCCGATGTCGGGGGTCCAGGCGACGCTGCCGGTGGCGACCAGTTCGGGCGCGTTCGACAGATTGTTGCCCGGCAACAGGCGCAGCGCCTGATCGAGCGGCGCGCCCGAATCATTACCTACCAACTGGCCGCGATATTTGGTCTTTGCATAGGTCAGGCCTGCGGTCATGCGGAAGTCCCGCGCCGGAACGAGCGAGGCTTCGAGTTCGAAGCCCTGCGACCGCACGCCGTGGCTGACGTCGCCGGCGGGACAGGCGCCGGTGGTCGCCGCTGCGCTGTTGTAGTTGGGCGCACCGAGAAACTTGCTCTGGTCGCGGTCGCCGCCGGCCAAGTCGCTGTCGCAGCCGTTGATGTTCTGGACAAGGAAGACGGAGCCGTTGAATGTGTTGAGCTGGAAGCTCGAGAAGTCCGACCGGAAGAAGGTCAGGCCAAGGCCGAACGGGCCGGTCGCATATTTGGCGCCGATTTCATAGCTGTCGACCGTTTCGGGGTCGAACTGCAGATTGCCGACCAGTGCTTGCGCGCCGCCGACGGCAGCAAAGCTGGAACTGGAATCCGCTCCGGCCAGAATCACCGGCGGCTTCAGCGCCGAGCGGTCGAGGTTGAAACCGCCCGCCTTATAGCCGCGCGAATAGCTAGCGTAGAGCATCAGGTCGTCGACCGGCTTGTAAGACAGGATCGCGGTGCCGGTCCATTCGTCCTCGCTCCTTTTGTCGCGAATCGACACGCCGTTCAGTTCGGAGGTTGAGTTGCCCTGACAACTCAGGCCCAATATGCCCGCGGCGGTGGCTGCGAGCGGGCCGCTGAGCAACGGCTCAAACAATGCCTGATTGGCGACGCAAGCAGTATTGTCGTTGGTGAAGGTCGCCGAAAACTTCTTCTTATCGTTGGTGTACCGGACGCCGAAGGTGAAATCGAGCTTGTCGGTGATGTGAAAGATATTGTGCGTAAACAACGCCCAATTCTCGCCGTTCTGGCGATAGACGTCGTTTATGCTGCCCCGGTCGCTGATCGACGCCAGGTTGTTCACCCCAGCCAAGATCAGCGGACCGACGCCGGTCGGCAGCGTCGGGATCAGGTTATTGCCCAGCGCGAATTGTCCCGTGGGGCTAATGCAGTTGGTGGTGCTGGGGTCGTAGAACGGCACCAGTGTAGACCCAGTGACGAGACGGCACGCCGCGAACTTGCCATAATCCTCACCGAAGCGGAGATTGTCGCGCACGCGCAGCTTTTCATTGGCGTAGAAGCCGCCGACGAGCCAGTCGAGCTTGCCGTCGAAGGCTTCGCCCTGAAGGCGCAGTTCCTGCGTGAAAGTGTGGAACTGGCGATAGGCGTCGGCATCGGGCGCGCGATAAAGGATATCGACCGTGCCATAATCGACGTCGCCCGCCTGGCTCGACCGGTACTCGCGATAGGCGGTAATCGAGGTCAGCGTCGCACCACCGAAATCATAGTCGATCTGGCCCGAGAAGCCATAATCCTTTGTCTTGCCGGCATAGCTGCGGCCGGGAGTCACCGAAATGTCGCGGCCATAGCCCTGGTTGAAGGCGCCCAGGTCCTGCCCGAGATCGGCGAGCACGCGCACGATATTGTTCGTCGTGGCCGACGCCGGGACGCCCGGATTGTTGAGGTTGCCGATGTACGGATTGACGCTGCTGTCGATATAGGTCGCCGCACAGCATTCTTCGTCGCGATAGGTATAGTCGGCGATCAGCCGGATCGACAGCGCATCCGTCGGTTCGAACAGCAATTGCCCGCGCAGGAAATAGCGGTCGCGATTGTTGACATCGCGATTGTTTGCGGCGTCGTCATAGAAACCGTCGCGCTTGACCCATACGCCGTCGATACGCGCGGCGAGCGTGTCGCTGATCGGGCCGGTGACGCTGCCGCCGAGGCGCCAATAGTCATAATTGCCATAGGTGACTTCACCCGTGGCGCCGAACTGGAAATCGGGCTTTTTCGAATAGATGCTGATCAGACCTGCCGACGAGTTGCGCCCGCCGAGCGTGCCCTGCGGGCCGCGCTGCACTTCGATGCGGTCGATTTCGCCCAGTTCGTTGAGGCCGATGCCCGAACGCGAGCGATAGACGCCGTCGATGAAGACGGGGACCGAGCTTTCGAGGCCGGGGTTGTCGCCGACCGTGCCGATGCCGCGGATACGCGCCGAACCATTGGCTTCCGAGCCGGTCGACGAAACGAGCAGCGACGGCGCCACCTGATTGAGCTGGCGAATGTCGTTCGCGCCACTGTTCTGGAGCGTTTCGGCGCTGACCGCCGAGATGGCGACGGGCACGTCGGACAGAAGCTGCGAACGGCCTTGCGCGGTGACGACGATCGGCGCGTCGCCGCTGTCTTCGGTCGCGGTGTCGGCCGCCGTGTCGGCGCCGCTGTCCTGCGCCAGCGCGGGTGCCGCGACGCTCGCGATGGCGATCGACACGCCCATCGCCGTCGTGCGCAGCAAGCGGGCAGCATGAAGGGAAGATGATTTCATTTCGGGCACTCCTCTCAACATTTCATTATTTTTGTTGCGGCGGGAACATAACCCAATTGCGCCGCCATTCCAGCGAAACGCCAGCATTTGCGTCGTTTTTGCCGGGGTGATGCTTTTTGGCCACAGGCCGGAACCAGCCTGAAGACCTAAGGCGCAGCAGCAGCCGGGCGTGCCGTAGCGTCACCCGCCGCGTGGCCGGGACAGGGGAAATCGAGCCGTCGCCCGCCTGCCACGAGCATCGCCCGATAGGGGCCGCCGAAATTGGCGGCGACGGCCGGGTCATCCGCCGCCAATCCACCCGCGAAACTGCCAAAGGCTGGAAGGATCAGCCGCCGCTCGTCGCCGACGAAACAGGCGCGCGCAACGCGACGGCCACGGATATGGCTGCACAATTTGGGATGGAAATGCCCCGATATTTCGGGCCGCCCCTCGCCCCGTTCGGCCTGGTGGCGAAAGACGATGCCGTCGACCAGCAGTTGGTCGGCGACCGTGCCGCCCCACGCGCCCGCGCTGAGCCCGTCGTGATTGCCCGCGATCCAGACGAGCGCCACCGATCGCGCCTGTCGGGCGAGCCGGTCGGCAACGGCGGGGACGATGCGCGCGGCGGCATCGCGGTCGTGGAAACTGTCGCCGAGGCACCAGATCGCGCGCGCGCCGGTGCGCGCGCCAAGCGCGGCGAGCCGGTCGAGCGTGTCGTGGCTGTCATAGGGTGGCAGCGGCTGGCCGCGGGCCGCATACCAGCTCGCCTTTTCGAGGTGCAGGTCGGCGACGATCAGCGCGCCGTGGCGCGGCCAGAACAAGGCGTTTTCGGCCAGCATCTGAAAATGCTGGCCCGCAAAGTCGAAGGGCGCGGCGGCGGACATTCGCTTCCTATGGCAATGCCCCCACGCCACGGCAAGCGACTACCCCCCGAACGCGCCCCCATTCGCCGCGAAGCGCTGCCCCGCGTTGCGGTGCGCGCGTTCGGGCAGGTCGAAGACGACGCGCT is a genomic window of Sphingopyxis sp. FD7 containing:
- a CDS encoding TonB-dependent receptor, translated to MKSSSLHAARLLRTTAMGVSIAIASVAAPALAQDSGADTAADTATEDSGDAPIVVTAQGRSQLLSDVPVAISAVSAETLQNSGANDIRQLNQVAPSLLVSSTGSEANGSARIRGIGTVGDNPGLESSVPVFIDGVYRSRSGIGLNELGEIDRIEVQRGPQGTLGGRNSSAGLISIYSKKPDFQFGATGEVTYGNYDYWRLGGSVTGPISDTLAARIDGVWVKRDGFYDDAANNRDVNNRDRYFLRGQLLFEPTDALSIRLIADYTYRDEECCAATYIDSSVNPYIGNLNNPGVPASATTNNIVRVLADLGQDLGAFNQGYGRDISVTPGRSYAGKTKDYGFSGQIDYDFGGATLTSITAYREYRSSQAGDVDYGTVDILYRAPDADAYRQFHTFTQELRLQGEAFDGKLDWLVGGFYANEKLRVRDNLRFGEDYGKFAACRLVTGSTLVPFYDPSTTNCISPTGQFALGNNLIPTLPTGVGPLILAGVNNLASISDRGSINDVYRQNGENWALFTHNIFHITDKLDFTFGVRYTNDKKKFSATFTNDNTACVANQALFEPLLSGPLAATAAGILGLSCQGNSTSELNGVSIRDKRSEDEWTGTAILSYKPVDDLMLYASYSRGYKAGGFNLDRSALKPPVILAGADSSSSFAAVGGAQALVGNLQFDPETVDSYEIGAKYATGPFGLGLTFFRSDFSSFQLNTFNGSVFLVQNINGCDSDLAGGDRDQSKFLGAPNYNSAAATTGACPAGDVSHGVRSQGFELEASLVPARDFRMTAGLTYAKTKYRGQLVGNDSGAPLDQALRLLPGNNLSNAPELVATGSVAWTPDIGSSGLTGLVYVDGRMTSDYNTGSDLFPQKGQDGYAIFNARIGIRGPDETWGIEFWGQNIFNKQYAQVAFNSPFQEGATSTGTAFADPQYPGGRQLFSQFLAEPRTYGVTLRGKF
- the pdeM gene encoding ligase-associated DNA damage response endonuclease PdeM; this translates as MSAAAPFDFAGQHFQMLAENALFWPRHGALIVADLHLEKASWYAARGQPLPPYDSHDTLDRLAALGARTGARAIWCLGDSFHDRDAAARIVPAVADRLARQARSVALVWIAGNHDGLSAGAWGGTVADQLLVDGIVFRHQAERGEGRPEISGHFHPKLCSHIRGRRVARACFVGDERRLILPAFGSFAGGLAADDPAVAANFGGPYRAMLVAGGRRLDFPCPGHAAGDATARPAAAAP